From Macadamia integrifolia cultivar HAES 741 unplaced genomic scaffold, SCU_Mint_v3 scaffold955, whole genome shotgun sequence, one genomic window encodes:
- the LOC122070626 gene encoding mogroside IE synthase-like, with amino-acid sequence MKEEGAEETHVLVFPFPAQGHINPLLQFCKRLASKGLKVTLATTIFITKSVHNEVNNVRVESISDGFDEGGIDAVKSPEVYLERFQVVGSESLAELIEKQQSSGYPFKCLIYDSVIPWALEVAKRFGLSTASFFTQSCANDAIYYNVKKGLLSTPVQGPTVSLPGLPILETHDLPSFIYYWGSYPTFLDSVLNQFQNVEKVDYLFINTFDKLEDEVLKWMSNLYPVKTIGPTVPSIYLDNRVEDDKDYGLSLFESRKETYMDWLNMREDGSVIYISFGSISELGEEQMEEIALGLISSNHYFLWVVRKSEENKLPKSLAEDKSEKGLVVAWCSQLEVLAHKAVGCFITHCGWNSTIESVSLGVPMIAMPQWTDQTMNAKFVVDVWEVGVRVKLDEKGTVRRKEIEKCVKEIMGGDRGEKIQRNAFRWKVLAKEAIDEGGSSDKNIDEFVASLLCA; translated from the exons atgaaggaaGAGGGAGCAGAGGAAACCCATGTTCTGGTTTTCCCATTTCCTGCTCAAGGCCACATAAATCCATTGCTGCAATTCTGTAAGAGGTTAGCTTCCAAGGGACTCAAAGTTACTCTAGCCACGACTATCTTCATCACCAAATCTGTTCACAATGAAGTCAACAATGTTAGAGTTGAGAGCATATCTGATGGCTTTGATGAAGGTGGCATAGATGCAGTTAAAAGCCCAGAAGTGTATCTTGAGCGTTTCCAAGTTGTGGGTTCAGAAAGCTTAGCTGAACTAATTGAGAAACAGCAAAGCTCTGGCTACCCTTTCAAGTGTCTCATCTATGACTCTGTTATACCTTGGGCCTTAGAAGTAGCCAAGAGGTTTGGCTTGTCTACAGCCTCCTTCTTCACTCAGTCATGTGCCAATGATGCTATCTACTACAATGTGAAGAAAGGGTTGTTGAGTACTCCTGTACAAGGACCCACGGTCTCCCTTCCCGGATTGCCAATACTAGAAACCCATGATCTACCTTCCTTCATCTATTACTGGGGATCATATCCAACTTTCCTAGACTCCGTTTTAAACCAATTCCAAAATGTTGAGAAGGTGGATTATCTTTTCATTAACACGTTCGACAAGTTGGAAGACGAG GTACTGAAATGGATGTCAAATCTATATCCAGTCAAGACAATTGGACCAACTGTGCCATCAATTTATCTGGACAATAGGGTAGAAGATGACAAAGACTATGGTCTGAGTCTTTTTGAATCAAGAAAGGAGACCTATATGGACTGGCTAAACATGAGAGAAGATGGATCTGTCATCTATATATCCTTTGGGAGCATTTCTGAACTTGGAGAGGAGCAGATGGAGGAAATAGCATTGGGTTTGATTAGTAGCAACCACTATTTCTTGTGGGTAGTGAGGAAATCAGAGGAAAACAAGCTCCCCAAGAGTTTGGCAGAGGATAAGTCAGAGAAAGGGTTGGTGGTAGCTTGGTGTTCTCAATTGGAGGTGTTGGCTCACAAGGCAGTAGGATGCTTTATAACTCACTGTGGATGGAACTCAACCATTGAGTCTGTGAGCTTGGGAGTGCCAATGATCGCGATGCCGCAATGGACAGATCAAACTATGAATGCTAAGTTTGTGGTTGATGTATGGGAAGTAGGAGTAAGAGTTAAATTGGATGAGAAGGGGACTGTtaggaggaaagagatagagaaatgTGTAAAGGAAATTATGGGGGGAGACAGAGGAGAAAAGATTCAGAGAAATGCTTTTAGGTGGAAGGTGTTGGCCAAAGAGGCTATAGATGAAGGGGGAAGTTCTGATAAGAACATTGATGAATTTGTAGCTTCACTTTTATGTGCTTGA